One segment of Pyricularia oryzae 70-15 chromosome 3, whole genome shotgun sequence DNA contains the following:
- a CDS encoding carboxypeptidase S1 translates to MPARGNKVLAMTIGLAIVLSFSFVLFNDDAYRSVPAQYGHFRRFQRVRICETTPGVRSFSGYITIPPNEDSPVESNMFFMFFEARKSPRKAPLTLWLQGGPGSGSIGQAVSGHSGPCRVAGPDGTATELNPWSWNNEANMLYVDQPVLTGYSYDAISRGFRDVTSGHVTLGDDVFAQIPGDNATIRRGVFPSQDGNNAPNTTDASVAQLVRFLDIWTDDFARYRHDEINIWAQSYGGHYAPALASALMARRRDRPELMSVASVGIINGFVDMLLQAPSLTTFPVNNTFGIKAYSEEVAAQARAILPTCISQGGDCQALQRSKARSRGEVESACAAAFATCWGMAALYDSRADRGVFDIAHQSLDPFPPEYVVGWLNNGKVRRKLGARVNYTETSGPTETAFAMTGDFMRSSTDELVGLIDAGVKVALIFGDRDFRCNWVGGEAVSLALNHSKKEQFAAAGYTDLKTNNTYIGGKVRQQGLFSFTRVFQAGHEVPMYQPETAYQIFMRTITGRDVATGTVDVVKDAGFVTQGPLSVFDVQQPPPQQPPNECYIDFSPLGTRCTKEQVAALTNGTAVVANRVVVSPAA, encoded by the exons ATGCCAGCGCGAGGCAACAAGGTCCTCGCGATGACCATAGGATTAGCCATCGTTttgtccttttcttttgtcctgTTCAACGACGATGCCTACAGATCCGTTCCAGCCCAGTATGGACACTTTAGAAGATTCCAAAGG GTTCGCATCTGCGAGACCACTCCTGGGGTGCGATCTTTTAGCGGCTACATCACCATACCCCCAAATGAGGATTCTCCCGTCGAGAGCAACATGTTCTTCATGTTCTTCGAGGCCAGAAAGTCCCCACGAAAGGCCCCACTGACTCTTTGGCTCCAGGGTGGACCAGGCTCGGGCTCAATCGGCCAAGCCGTGTCGGGCCACAGCGGTCCGTGCCGCGTCGCCGGTCCCGACGGCACGGCGACCGAGCTGAACCCCTGGAGCTGGAACAACGAGGCCAACATGCTGTACGTCGACCAGCCCGTGCTCACCGGCTACAGCTACGACGCGATCTCGCGGGGCTTCCGCGACGTGACCAGCGGGCACGTCACCCTGGGCGACGACGTCTTTGCGCAGATCCCCGGCGACAATGCCACCATCCGCAGGGGCGTCTTCCCCAGCCAGGACGGCAACAACGCCCCCAACACGACAGACGCGTCCGTCGCTCAGCTGGTCCGCTTCCTGGACATCTGGACCGACGACTTTGCCCGCTACCGCCACGACGAGATCAACATCTGGGCCCAGTCGTACGGGGGCCACTACGCACCCGCGCTGGCCAGCGCCCTCATGGCCCGCCGCCGCGACAGGCCGGAGCTGATGTCGGTCGCGTCCGTCGGCATCATCAACGGCTTCGTGGACATGCTGCTGCAGGCGCCGTCGTTGACGACGTTTCCCGTCAACAACACGTTCGGCATCAAGGCGTACTCGGAAGAGGTGGCCGCCCAGGCCAGAGCCATCCTGCCGACCTGCATCTCCCAGGGCGGCGACTGCCAGGCGCTGCAGCGCTCCAAGGCCAGGAGCAGGGGGGAGGTCGAGTCCGCCTGCGCGGCCGCCTTTGCCACCTGCTGGGGAATGGCGGCGCTCTACGACTCCCGGGCGGATCGGGGGGTTTTCGACATTGCCCACCAGTCGCTGGACCCCTTCCCGCCGGAGTACGTCGTCGGATGGCTCAACAATGGCAAGGTGAGGCGGAAGCTCGGGGCCAGGGTCAACTACACCGAGACCAGCGGCCCGACGGAGACCGCGTTTGCAATGACGGGCGACTTTATGAGGAGCTCTACCGATGAGCTGGTCGGTTTGATTGATGCGGGGGTCAAGGTGGCGTTGATTTTTGGAGATCGCGACTTTCGTTGCAACT GGGTTGGCGGTGAGGCGGTCAGTCTCGCCCTCAATCACTCCAAAAAGGAGCAGTTCGCCGCAGCGGGGTACACCGACCTCAAAACCAACAACACCTACATCGGCGGCAAGGTCCGACAGCAGGGCCTCTTCTCTTTCACCCGAGTCTTCCAGGCCGGTCACGAGGTTCCAATGTATCAGCCCGAGACGGCCTATCAGATTTTCATGCGGACCATCACGGGCAGGGACGTGGCGACGGGGACTGTGGATGTTGTCAAGGACGCCGGCTTCGTCACGCAGGGGCCTCTGTCGGTTTTTGACgtgcagcagccgcctccCCAGCAGCCGCCGAACGAATGCTATATTGATTTTTCGCCATTGGGGACGCGCTGCACCAAGGAGCAGGTTGCGGCCTTGACTAATGGCACGGCGGTCGTTGCGAATCGCGTCGTGGTTTCGCCAGCTGCTTGA
- a CDS encoding glycosyl hydrolase family 10: MRFTLVIPLLVASAAATLHELALEAGLEYFGAATDAPGQRERAGLNAAYPQYEAVLREEFGQTTPTNGQKWLFVEPYPGVFNFTEGEIISAVAANNSQILRCHALVWHSQLAPWVEAKTDWTPDSLRAAIVRHVSTVAAHWRGRCTHWDVVNEALNEDGTYRESVFYRVLGEEYIKLAFVEAAKADPEAKLYYNDYNLESVGPKSEGARRIVRMLKDEGIKIDGVGMQAHLIAHNAPSLDQQIAVIESYAEEGVEVAITELDVRLQLPANATNLEQQKQVYKNAVGACVQVKACVGITIWDLYDPFSWVPYVFPGEGAALLWFEDFSKHPAYDGVVEALTNGTKCEKSKRKRSRIERSAKLY; this comes from the exons ATGCGCTTCACCTTGGTCATCCCGCTCCTGGTGGcttctgccgccgccactcTCCACGAGCTCGCTCTCGAGGCGGGTCTCGAGTACTTTGGCGCCGCCACCGATGCGCCCGGCCAGAGAGAGCGGGCAGGTCTGAACGCAGCCTACCCTCAGTACGAAGCCGTCCTGCGTGAGGAGTTTGGACAGACGACCCCCACCAACGGTCAAAAG TGGCTGTTCGTCGAGCCCTACCCCGGCGTCTTCAACTTCACCGAGGGCGAGATCATCTCGGCGGTGGCCGCCAACAACTCGCAGATCCTGCGCTGCCACGCGCTGGTCTGGCACTCGCAGCTCGCGCCCTGGGTGGAGGCCAAGACGGACTGGACGCCCGACAGCCTCCGAGCCGCCATCGTGCGGCACGTCAGCACCGTGGCGGCGCACTGGCGCGGCCGCTGCACGCACTGGGACGTGGTCAACGAGGCGCTCAACGAGGACGGCACCTACCGCGAGTCCGTCTTCTACCGCGTCCTGGGCGAGGAGTACATCAAGCTGGCTTTTgtcgaggccgccaaggccgaccCCGAGGCCAAGCTCTACTACAACGACTACAACCTCGAGTCGGTCGGGCCCAAGAGCGAGGGCGCCAGGAGGATCGTCAGGATGCTCAAGGACGAGGGCATCAAGATTGACGGCGTCGGCATGCAGGCCCACCTCATCGCCCACAACGCCCCCAGCCTGGACCAGCAGATTGCCGTCATCGAGTCCTACGCCGAGGAGGGGGTCGAGGTTGCCATCACGGAGCTTGATGTGCGTCTGCAGCTCCCTGCCAACGCGACCAACCTGGAGCAGCAGAAGCAGGTGTACAAGAat GCCGTCGGTGCTTGCGTCCAGGTCAAGGCCTGCGTCGGCATCACCATCTGGGATCTGTACGACCCCTTCAGCTGGGTGCCCTACGTGTTCCCGGGAGAGGGCGCCGCTCTCTTGTGGTTTGAGGACTTTTCCAAGCACCCTGCCTACGACGGTGTGGTTGAGGCTTTGACCAACGGCACCAAGTGTGAGAAGAGCAAGAGGAAGCGATCTCGCATTGAGCGCAGCGCAAAGCTGTACTGA